The stretch of DNA TGGAAGACATCGCCCCAACCCCCGAAGAATACGAAACCGCCTTCAACGAAGTCTACAATATCCAACGTCGACTCTACGGCAAAGTCAAAGTCAACGTTTACTCACCCTTCTACGCCCGAATCGTCAAACAGAAGAACACCTCTGACTTCTGGGAATGGTACAACGAAGGCTACCTCGGCAGATGCACAATCGGCGGCAACTACATCGGCATCACCGAAAACGGCGACTACCGAAGCTGCGGCTTCCATGAAGGCTACCGAGTCGGCAACGTCAAAGAAACCCATCTGCGCGACGCATGGGAAAACCTGCAGCGCAGCGAGTTCCACCTCAAGCTACGTGACAAGAACAACCTCAAGGGCAGATGCGGTTACTGTGAGTACCGGGAAATCTGCGGTGGATGCAGAACACGCGCTGAATTCTACACAGGCGACCTGTTTGCCTCTGACCCAGCATGCAACTATATCCCCAAGGTTCTCAAAGATAACCCCAAGTTGCTTGAGGAAGTCATGAAGGCAGAAAAACTCGCACAAATCAAACACTGAAGAGTTTCTTCTTCATTTTTTAATTTTTATTAATTAATTAGGCAATTCTTTAACTCGGCAGGGTCTCTATAGAGCACGAATATCCTAAAGAGCTTCCGTGAATTGTTTTTCACAAAAAATTTTGGTAGACGGATCTAGCCCCGTGTTAACCATGGGGAAGGCTAAAATCAGGTGAAAGGGGAACGTCCATGTGCCTTCTCCGCGGTTAACAGCCAAACCCGCTTAACGATGGCTATCCCTTGCTCTTACCATCTATGCATGCTTATTTGATATAAGCAAATGTGACTGTATGATGACTACAACAATTAACCAGCGGCATGCATGCTTGATGGTCTGGATAAATAAAAAATAAAAAGAAAAGTTGGGGGAAACTACTTGTAGATCTTTTCCCATCTGGCGAAGAGGTCGAGAACATCATCGCCGCCATGGCCCTTGAGGAACTCGCGTGTTTCCTTGTCCTCTGCGGCTTCCTTCTGGAACTTGTGGATGTACTCGGCTTTCTCAGCGAGGAAGATGATGCCGTCAACGCCTTGGCGTGCAACGCGGGTGGCAACAGTCATGACTTGCTTGGTGGTTGCAACGGTGTCCCATGTTTCGTTTGGTCCTCGGACGTAGAAGTTGACCATAACGGGCTTTTTGAGTTGGCTCTTAAAGCCGCGTGCGATGGTTTCCCAGTACCATGGAGTCGGGTATGCCTTGCTGAACATGGGTATGACGAAATAGTCAGCGTACTGTGCCAGCGCCTCGAAGTCGTAGCCGAAGCGGACTTTGCCCATAAGTGGGTCCGGGAGCAAGTTAACGAAGAGGGGTTTGCCCGAGACGATTTCTTTGACTTCAGCGAGGAAGTCGGTGACGGTTTTGGCGCGCCATTCTACCCAGCTTAAGCCGCTTTTGGCTTGTGCAGCGATGCATCTTGGGCAGGTGCAGAAGCCTTGGTCAGCGAAGTGTTGGCTGCTGATGCTTATGCCTGGGGTGAGGCGGGCTGATTCCTTGATGATTTTGAGGTTGTATTCGCGGGCTTCGGGGTTGGTCATGCAGACCACGTCCCAGCGGAGATTGAAGCGTTTGTTGGTGCGTAGGGCTGGGCCGAAGCTGCTTACGGATACCCAGTCGGGGCGCTGCGCGGCCATGTTGTTGTCGCCGAAGACTGCGATGTTTGTGTACATTTCAGGGTTTGCTTTTCCGACTATGCCGCTTTCGGATTTCTGTCGGTAAAAGTTGTAATCGACGCCTTTTGCAGGCTCAGGTTGATAAAGGAATACGCCGAATTTCAAGTTTTTTAATCCACCATTATTCGAGTTTACCAAAACATTCCGTCGGAGCCTTATTAAGTCTTCGTAAAATCCATCAAAAAACCGATTTTCCAAGTGCACAGCTCAGCTTCCAGGCTTGCTAACCTCAGCTGCACCCACAACCGATAGGCCCCTTATTTATAGGCTCCACATCTGCAGAGCCCGAGGGCAGTTGCGGCTGCACAAGCCATGTTTTCGCCTAATCTTTTGGGCGTTTGCTGGGATAAGATGGTTTTTTATGTGCGTTTGCCGCCGCTCCGCAGCAGACCCGCCGAGTTACAGCAAATCTACCGCAACCCAGATAGGCGCATTCAGCAGATGCAGGGTTATATTTTCTGCAGCACATAGAAGGCGTAGCCGTAGTAGCTGCTGTAGTGGCGGAACATGCTGATTTCTTTTTCTTCGCTGTCAAGATATGCCATTGCGTCGGCGTCGCCGTGATGCTTGGCTCGTAGCCCGGGCAGTTTGGCCTCGATGGGCGTGTAGTAGTTATCCCACCAGCCGCTGTCGGGAAGCTTAAAGGAGCCCACAACGCCGTAGCCCAGCTTCCGGGCGGTTTCCAGATTCTCCTCTACGGTGTTAGCCGAGGAGTTCTCCATTCCCGCATACATCTCAGCAAGAAAAGCCTTGACCTCCAGAGGCGCAGCGTCCCTGTTAAACCACGAAAGCTCCGAAGCCACCAAGTACCCGCCCCGCCTCAGCAGCGGCTGCCACTCCCGCAGGCCCCGCCCAAACCCAATGACGAATATGGCGCCCTCGCACCAGACCAAATCGAAGCTTTCCTTGGGGTACTGCAGGTTAAACATATCGCCGCGGACAGCATGGATTCTGCTGCTTACGCCTGCTTTCTGGGCGGCGGCCTCAAGCTCGTCGAGGAAGGGCTGATGGAAATCCACGGCCTCAATCTGCACGCCGGAGAGCTTGGCTAACTCGATGGTTTGCATGCCTGGTCCGCAGCCGACGTCGAGGATGCGGGGCTTTGGCGGCAACCCTTTGAGCATATGGAAGGCTTTAGCTGTTGATTGGCTATCGCCAGGGCCTTCCCGTGGAAGGTCGCTGTGCACTTCAAAGAATATAGCAGGCAAATCCATAGATAATCAAACCCTTAGTTGATGCAATGATAATTAGGTACTGGTAGAAAAAAATTGCTGAACAAAGACTGGTTACAGCGCTATAGGGAGTTATTTGACGTACTATCCTCATCGAAGGTTCTGCCGTAGTTTGCTTCTCTTTCGGCAGCTATCTGCTTTTTTAACGCCTCTAGCTGCAGCTTATCTTCCTTTAGGAAGCCTGCGAATTTCATAATTTTCGATTTATGGGCTGACTCTATTATTTGGATTAACGCCTCTTTTATGAAAGGCGGCAAGTCAACTGCGCTGGTATCAGGCGTATTTTCACCTTTTGCATTGACGCTGCTCCAGTCCTCAAAGTCCGTGGGCAACAGGTTCTTCTTGTAGTCCTCGTCGAGTCTCGATGCCGCCAGCAGTTGCCAGCCATAGACGGGATTTTGCCTTAAAATCGCGGATAGCCCCTCAGCCGACACCTCCAAACCCTCTATTTTGCTGACCTCCGCCGCCAGCTTCTCCAGCGGCAGATGCCTCTCCCGCAGCCGATCCGCCACGCTCCTTGCACCCCAAAACGGCTCCTGCTTAAGCAGCGCCTCAGCCACCGCCTGCCGCGTGCATGCACCCACGAGCTTACCCAACTTCGAGGCGGGACCGCCCAGAACCACAGGTTTGCCCTTGCCGTTTGTTGCCACCGTTACGCTGTCGGTGATGGAGCCCGTGGCGGAGTCGCCGGTGTAGCGGCTGCGCACGTCAAGGTCTCGGAGCGCCGCGGTTTTGGCTTCGGTGGCGGTGATCAGCGAGGCGACCATGCAGCTTTCTGCGGGGTTGCCGTCGATGAAGACTATGATGTTTATGGTGCCGGCGATTTCCTGTACATCCATGTCTTCGCCGCTGGATTCGCCATGCTGGCAGCCTGCGGTGGCGGCTACGGTGACGGAGAAGTCGGTGGCTTTTTGGGTTTTTAGGCTGTAGTTTTTGATGTTGGCGGCGGTGACCATGGCGAGGTAATCGTCGGTTAAACCCAGTTTAAGCGCAGAGGAAGTTATGAGTTGCAGCGGGTCAAGGTGCAAAGAAAGGTCGCTGTAACCCTCCGGCACCCCTATGTTAAGGACGGCTTTAACCGGTCTGCACCCGCCGTTAAAGATGGCTGAGCTAACTGTCTTTAAAGGATTATCACAAATTACGGCTAGCACGTTGTCTTTGCGGATAAGTCTGGTGCCTTCAGCTAAATCATGCTGCATCAAATTAGCCACCCATAGCTACTTGGGGGATTTGCCTGCATTTAAGCTGATGGCTTTGCCGGGGCACAAATTCACGCATATCCCGCAGCTGGTGCACTGCACTAAAGCGATAACTTGGGGTTTGCGGTTTTTGCCTTCCTCGAAAACGCCCTGTGGACAGACACCGATGCAGATTTGCCCCGTGCATGGCTGGCACTTAGCAAGGTCGATGGTTATCGGTGAATTAGCTTTGCCCATGCGAATCAACAATTAAATAAGCGCCAAGAATATATCTGTTGCGAGCAGAGGGGTATGCATGAAAATCGGCTTAGTCACCTATAAACCCGAATTCGTCGAAGGCTACGATGTTCACGTTTACTACAGCAAATGGGCAGATGGACAAGCAAACCCCGCCGCCGTCGGTATGCAGAATGATGTGACGGTTTTCTGCGACGCCAAAGCCATCCGCGAGGACCCCGCGATGGTTTCCACCTCCAAGTATGGTCCCGCATTGCGGCGTAACAGACGCAACAACCTGCCCTTTGACTATGTTTGCCCCACACATCCGGGGTACCGACAAAAAGTCTACAGCTACCTTGACAGCCTCACAGAACAGGACATAGAGGGCATTACACTTAACCTCTACCACTTTGCCGACCAGGACTTCTGCACCTGCCCCAGATGCACCCAGATGCGCCAGAAAAGCGGGCTGGGCTGGACGGAGTGGCGAGCCAAAGTCGTCACGGATTTTCTCGCCGAAGCCAAAACCCACACCAAAGGCACCTTCGCCGTGGAAATGTTCCCTGACCCCGTGCTAGCTAAGGAACGATTCGGCATAGACTTCGAAGCCATCGCGGAGCTGGTGGATTACTTCCATGTGCCCCTCTCCTCAAGAGACTACTTTACCAACTACTGGGTTGACACCATAACCCGCGACTTCTGCGCTACGCTTAAAAAACCCGTGGTTGTGGAACTTAGCTCCGAACTACCCACCGACGAGAAACTCGACGCGCTCCTCAAAACCGTGAGCTACATCTCCCGCCATGACCTGATGGCGACGCTGCTTCTGGTCCATGACTCAGAAAACGCAAGGCAAGTTGCTTCCTTCGCGGTTCACAACGCTGCTTTCCGCGAGTGGCTAGACACCTACGAGTTTAGCAAGATGCAGAAAATCGTGGATAACTGGGCAAAAATCTACTAGCCCAAACTACCGATTTTTGTGTAGGCTGGCGCGATAAGCTTTTAGCCGCGTCATATCCAGATCCGCTGACAAAACCGAGTCCTCCGCTGCGTCAGATACCTCGCCTAGCACACCCCACGGCGCAATGATGGCGCTTCTGCCGCCCCGCATGTTGCTGCTGACGTTGCCCACTTTTATGACAAACACACCGTAATCCCGCGCAATCGCCTCCGTCAACGGATGCCCCTTCACCACGGGATGCGTACCCATAGCGGCAACGGGCAACGTGAGAATTTCCGCGCCCATCGCAGCGACCTTTTTGATTAATTCCGGGTCGAAGCTGTCAGCGCAGACGATGAGCCCGATTTTGCCGACTTCCGTATCCACCACAAGCGGTGTACAGCCCCTAGCGACGCCCGCTTGGACTTCAGCCTGGATAGGATTGATTTTCTTATACTTCGCAACAAGCGCTCCGTTGCGCCAAAGCGTACTGGTGTTAAAGAATTTGCCGCCATCTTCCTCAAGCACAGAGCCGCCGAGGAGGTAGATGTCGCCGATTTGGGAGGATATTTCTTGGAGGAACTGGAGTGTTTTTTGGCAGGTGCCGCGGCTGATTTTGGGGGCGTCTGAGAAGTTGGCCATGCAGTCGGGGACAGTGAAGTACTCGGGTAACGCGATGAGGGCGGGTTTTTCTTTGGCTGCTCGGAGCACGGCTGCTCTGGCTGCGGCGAGGTTTTTTTGTAGGGTGTCTCGGATTTCCATGTGGAGCAAGCTGACTTTCACTGTGTGTGCCTCTTACTTTTGAGACGGTTTGTTATCTTTTAAAGGTGCTGTTGGCTGGTTCTTGTTTGATGGCTGTTTGGTGTTTTGCTGCGGGTGGTGGTTTGTGTGGTTGGGGCGTTTTTGGCGTCGGCAAGGGGGCTTTCCTGTACGCGTCCAGGCCCAGACAGCGCGTTTGTTCAATGTTTAGCCTGGTATCAGCACAGTTGTTTACCATTTTGTGCCTTTTATATGCATAAGTAAAACTATATATAGGGCTGGAGCGACAAACACAGTAATATCGAGGGAGAGAAATGGCTCTTAACGAAACAGAAGTAAATAAACTCTTACCAGGCATCAAAACCCTGGTCAACAAAATCGTCAAAAAGAACCTCGCCGACGGCTTCCTCTTCTCCGCAGGAACCGACACCCAAATCATCGCCTACGAAGCAGTCAAATACAAACCCGACATCCCCTGCCTCACCTTAGCCTTCAAACACGGCCAACCCAAAGACACCGAATACGTCAAAAAAATGGTTGAGCTCCTACACCTCAAACATGAAACCTACCAGTTCGGCAAAGAAGACGTCTACAAATTCTACCCCAAAGTCGTCGAAGCACTCAAAAAATATGACCCTATGGAAATCCGCAACAGCCTTCCAGTCTACATCGGCTTAACCCTACTGAAACCCAAGGGCATAAAAACCGTCTTCACCGGCGACGCACTCGACGAGCTTTTCGGTTACCCCTGGCAGTTCCACCTCACTGAGGAACAATTCGCAGTCAAGCAACAGGAAATGTGGGCTGAGATGGGTTTCTCCTCGTTCCCGATGGCTGAATCTATGGGCATGCAGATCAAGGCGCCCTACCGTGACCCCGAATTTATGGATTGGGCCATGAAGCTGCCGATCAAGTACAAGATCAACATGTACAACGGCGTAAAATACGGCAAATGGATTCTACGCAAAGCCTACGAGGACGTTATCCCCAAAGACATCATCTGGAGACCCAAAGCGCCCCTTGAAGCCGGAACCGGAACCGAAACCCTGCGCACCTACTTCAACGACTTAGTCGAAGACAAAGAATTCAACGAAAAGAAAGCAGCAATCAAAGCCGAGGACGACGTGGAAATCCAAGATAAAGAGCAACTCCTCTACTACGAGGTCTTCCGCAAAAAGTTCGGCAAACCCAAAGAAGTCTTCCCCAAAGGCTCAGTTGAATGCCCCAAATGCCACAGCCGCATGAACACGAAAATCCAGTTCTGCAAAATCTGCGGAGCTTACCCAATCTAACCTCTTCTTCTTTTTTTAACAAAAAAAATTATTGAAAAGAAAAATTTAGGTCGCTGTTGGCGACTTTGGTTTTGAGCGGCTTATCACTAAAACAATCACGATCCCGACGACAACTATCACGGTCACGGCTACGATAACCACCGCGGCGGTTGGGGATAACGAGGATTCCTCCACGGTTGGTGAAGGCTGAAGAGACGGCGTAACTGTAGGCTGCGAGGGTATGGTGGGGTAAGCTGTTGGAGCAGGGGTAGGCGTGGGGGTTGCCGGGGCAACGATGGGTACTTTTACCCAGAAGCTACAATTGGCGGTGTTTCCCGCTAAGTCAGTGACTTTCAGATATCCCGTGTAGTTTCCTTCGCCAGTGTAGGTGTGGTTGGTTGTTAATCCAGTGGCGTTGTGGCCGTCGCCGTAGTCCCAATAGTAACTTGCTATGGCAACGTCATCTGTGCTGTAGCCGCCGTAAAACAGGACTTGATTATCGGCAGCGGAGATGACGTCCATGTAGGCATAGGCCGTAGGCGCAACGGGGTCAACGATGATTGAATCGGTAGCGGCGCCAGTTTCGTTTGCGGCGTCACGGAAATTAACGTAGACGGTTCTTTCGGCTGTGCTGTCTGTTTCAGTTAGGTTCCAAGCTTTTGTGGTGCTGTATGTTTCCCAATCTGACCATACTGAGTTGTCGTTGGAGAACTGCATGTCAACCGCGGTGTCACATGACAGGGTGAGCGTAACGTTGACGGATTTAGCGTAGGCTGCGTCGCCGTTGATAGTTACTGTGCCCGTGACTTCAGCTTGGGCTCCCTGCGGATAGAGATTGCCTATAAGGGTTACCGTTAACATAAGGGTCAAAGTGAAGAGGATAAGACCAGATTTAGAATGCTTAAGCGAGACCAATGTGTTGATACCTCTTAGAGGCATCTTTCATGCGAGTGAGTTATAAAACTTGCCCAGAATTACGCCCAAAGCGACGAGAAGATTTGGGAGAAAGACTTAATTCTTAATGCAAATATTTCACTCAAAAGAAAGAGAGAGTAAAAAGATGGCTAACCTGTCACAACTCAAGTTTGCAATGGCCCTGTCGATTTTCCTATCCTCCTTCATCTTCGCCCTCTTCGTATTCGCCATCGTCTACTTCCTACAGCTAGACGTTTACATGGGCCTTTTGATTGCAGTGGGAGGCTCAGCGCTCTTTATCCTCTTCCAGTACGCAGTCGGCCCAGCCATAGTTGCCGCAACCACCCGCCTCCACTACCTCAAGCCCGGAGAGAACCCGTGGCTGGAACGTATGGTCAAGGAATTAGCGGATAAAGCGGGGTTGCCTATGCCACGGTTGGCGACGGTTCCCAGCAACACACCTAACGCCTTCACGTTTGGCAGAACCACCAGCAGCGCCACCTTAGCTGTCCATGAGGGGCTGCTACGTCAGCTTAACGAGAACGAGGTGAAAACGGTTATCGCCCACGAGTTGGGCCACATCAAGCATAAGGATTACATAGTTATGACGGTGCTTTCTGCGCTTCCGCTTATCGCCTACTACATTGCTCAGATTACCCTGTATGCAGGCGCCTTCAGCGGCGGAGGCAGAAGGGGAAACGACCGCGATAACGGCGGCGCAATCCTTGTCATCATCGGCATCATCTCCTTTGCCGTCTACATAATCACCTTCCTCATAGTCATGCGTCTTAGCCGCCTACGCGAGCACTACGCCGACGCCTTCTCCGCCTACCTCACCGGTTCACCCCGAGGACTAGAAAGCGCCCTGTCAAAGATCACCTATGGCCTCTCGATTTCGCCAAAGCCACCGGAGGGAGCACGCGCATTCTACATCGAAGACCCCGGCATGGCTAAACGAGAAATCGCACAGATAATGGAGAATAAAAACAAGTACGACTTAGACAACGACGGCGTCCTCGACGAGCACGAATTGCAGTTGGCTATGGAGAAGGAAGCCAAATCCACATGGGTGCAGATGAACAGCCTCTTTGCCACGCATCCGCCGACCTTCAAACGTATCCTGCTGCTGCGGGACATCGAAGCAGAAATGGACACAGGCAAGTACAGCAGCAACAACATGTACGTCCACGTTTAACCCTGCATATTCTAAGCGGCAACGCAGCAACCGCCCTTTCGGAGAGTCTCAAATTCTGTGTTTCCGGCCCAGATGCCGCGGATGCCCGCCCCGTCTGAAGTGGCCCTCAATTTGCTCAAGCGTTAAGCCCTTGGTTTCAGGCACCAACCGCAGGGTAAATATAAACGCCACCACACCGATGGCGGCGAAAAGCCAGAATGTTCCTGACTGCCCCAACACGGCAACCAACCCCAAAAACAGCAGCGTTATGGCGAAGTTGGCGCTCCAGTTTGCAATTGTGGCAAGACTCATCGCGGCTCCCCTTACCTGCAGGGGAAAGATTTCTGATATCAGCAGCCAAAAAACGGGGCCTAAACCGATTGCAAAAAAAGAAATGTAGGCGATTAAGCTGACAGCTGTAATGACGCCCACGGAGGACCCGACAGAGCTGGAAGCATAGAAAAAGCCTGCGCCCAAAACAATCAACGAGCACACCATACCCGCAATGCCCACCAGCAGCAGCGGACGACGCCCAACTTTATCCACCAAACCCAAGGCGAGGGCGGTTACTAAAAAATTAGCCAATCCCACGCCGGTGGTTGCAGCGATAGCCGCGGTCGCGGAGTCTAAGCCTGCAAACTGGAAGATGGTGGGGGCATAGTAGATTATGGTGTTTACGCCGGTTATCTGCTGGAAAATCGCCAGGCTTAATCCAACGATGAGGGGATACTTAACGGCACTTGTCCGCAGCATCCCCAATCCTTTAGATTCGGTTTGGATGGCTGTTTGGATCTCCCGCATTTCAGCGGACACGTCTTTTTGGCCGCGTACTCTCTCCAGGACTTTTTTGGCTTTTTCCGGTTGATGCTTAAAAACCAGCCATCGGGGGCTGTTGGGCATAAACGCTATTCCCACAAGCAGGATTGCGGCGGGAATCAGCCCCACGGCAAACATGTCTTTCCAAGCGCCGCTTGCAGAGAAAATGTTGTCAACCCCGTAGGATACGAGAATGCCCAGTGTGACAAAGAGTTGGTTTAGCGACACCAAAGCGCCCCTGATCCGTTCAGGCGCAAGCTCAGAAATGTACATGGGTACAATGAAGGAGGCTAACCCGATTGCTACGCCGATAAGCACGCGTCCCACAACGAATACTCCAAGCCCATTTGACCCCAACAGAATGAGAGTCCCGATTATGAAGGAAACTGACCCTGCAATGATGGATCGTTTGCGGCCTAAGCGGTCAGCTAAAACCCCGCCTAGGATGGCCCCCAGAATTGCGCCAATCAAGACGGCGCTAGTGGCGATTGATTCTTCAGCGGAGTTAAGGCTCCAATCCTTAACGATGTAGAGGATTGCCCCTGAGATTACGCCGGTGTCAAACCCGAAAAGGATTCCGCCTACAGCAGCAATCGCCGTGGCAACTATTAGAATGGCAGTTATTTTTTGTTTGGTTGGCTTGCTCACAGTTATCAAGTTCTAAAAAGGCTACGAAGTTGCTGTGCAACTGGATAAGGATAGAAGGTGTTGTTTAATAATCGTGTGTGTATTCAGCCGTGAAGCCACAATCGGCAAGCCGATGTTGCGTATGCAACCTATGCAACGACAAATTACCTGAATCTTGCTGATCTATGGTCTGATGCATGTGCTTTGTCCATGTTCAAAAAATTTTTCTAACCGCATAAACCTAATATTGATGCAGCATGGATTAGATAGCCAAACCAGAAGTGAATAGACATGGTGAATTACTGTCCTGAATGCGGCGGAGAAATGCAGTACATATCTCTCACCAAGAAGTACTGCTGCAAAAGCTGCGGTTTATACTGCACGGGACAAGAACTAAACGACGAACACGACAAACGCCAACCTGACGAAGAAGAAGACGCCAAAGCAGCCCGCCGCAAAGAATACCTCAAATGGTACCTTAGCAAAAAATAAACCCGCCTAAGAAGCGGATGAAGACTTTTCTTTAGCGTTGACTCTGCATCCACAGGTTTTGTTGGGAAGCCTACTTAAGAAACCCCGCCGCCCTATAAGTCAGGGAACCCTCTTGACCGCAGACATCGAAGTCATCTGCATAGGCAACGAGTTACTCATCGGCAAAGTCGAAAACACCAACGCCTACTGGCTAGCCCAGCAAATCACAGGTTTAGGCGGAAACCTCAGACGCATAACCGTCGTCGCCGACACAATCCAGGAAATTTCAGGCGCCATCCTTGAAGCAAAAAGCCGCGGATGCGACCTCATCATAACCACCGGCGGCTTGGGACCCACCTTCGACGATATGACGCTGCAGGGACTGGCGGCAGCGCTGGGGCAGAAGCTGATTGTTAACGCCGAGGCCCTCGAGATGGTTAAGCAGAGATGCATTGAGTATGCCCAGAAGCGGGGGATGCCCACTGAAATCGAGATGACGCCGCCCCGGCTAAAGATGGCGATTTTTCCAGAGGCAGCCCAGCCCGTCATCAACCCCATCGGGACAGCGCCTGCCGCTCGGGCAACGCTGGATGCGTCGTTGCTGTTTTCTTTGCCGGGGGTGCCGATGGAGATGGAGGCGATTTTTATGCAGACTCTTGCGCCTTTGATTCGGGGGATGGTGGGGGAGGCGGTGTTTTGTGAGTGCAGCGTGTTTGTGGAGGGGATTTTTGAGTCTCGGTTGGCTCCGCTGATTGACCGTGTGATGGCTGATAATGTGGGGGTTTATGTTAAGTCGCATCCTATGCGTTGTGATGGTAAGCCGGGGGCGGAGTTGCATCTTACTATGTGGGCGCCGGCGGGGCAGAGGCCTGCTGAGGTGCTTGTTAAGGCGGCGAGGGAGCTTTCGGGTTTGGTTGTGGT from Candidatus Bathyarchaeota archaeon encodes:
- a CDS encoding class I SAM-dependent methyltransferase, with translation MDLPAIFFEVHSDLPREGPGDSQSTAKAFHMLKGLPPKPRILDVGCGPGMQTIELAKLSGVQIEAVDFHQPFLDELEAAAQKAGVSSRIHAVRGDMFNLQYPKESFDLVWCEGAIFVIGFGRGLREWQPLLRRGGYLVASELSWFNRDAAPLEVKAFLAEMYAGMENSSANTVEENLETARKLGYGVVGSFKLPDSGWWDNYYTPIEAKLPGLRAKHHGDADAMAYLDSEEKEISMFRHYSSYYGYAFYVLQKI
- a CDS encoding adenosylcobinamide amidohydrolase; this encodes MQHDLAEGTRLIRKDNVLAVICDNPLKTVSSAIFNGGCRPVKAVLNIGVPEGYSDLSLHLDPLQLITSSALKLGLTDDYLAMVTAANIKNYSLKTQKATDFSVTVAATAGCQHGESSGEDMDVQEIAGTINIIVFIDGNPAESCMVASLITATEAKTAALRDLDVRSRYTGDSATGSITDSVTVATNGKGKPVVLGGPASKLGKLVGACTRQAVAEALLKQEPFWGARSVADRLRERHLPLEKLAAEVSKIEGLEVSAEGLSAILRQNPVYGWQLLAASRLDEDYKKNLLPTDFEDWSSVNAKGENTPDTSAVDLPPFIKEALIQIIESAHKSKIMKFAGFLKEDKLQLEALKKQIAAEREANYGRTFDEDSTSNNSL
- a CDS encoding 4Fe-4S dicluster domain-containing protein, yielding MGKANSPITIDLAKCQPCTGQICIGVCPQGVFEEGKNRKPQVIALVQCTSCGICVNLCPGKAISLNAGKSPK
- a CDS encoding carbon-nitrogen hydrolase family protein, translating into MKVSLLHMEIRDTLQKNLAAARAAVLRAAKEKPALIALPEYFTVPDCMANFSDAPKISRGTCQKTLQFLQEISSQIGDIYLLGGSVLEEDGGKFFNTSTLWRNGALVAKYKKINPIQAEVQAGVARGCTPLVVDTEVGKIGLIVCADSFDPELIKKVAAMGAEILTLPVAAMGTHPVVKGHPLTEAIARDYGVFVIKVGNVSSNMRGGRSAIIAPWGVLGEVSDAAEDSVLSADLDMTRLKAYRASLHKNR
- a CDS encoding asparagine synthase-related protein, with product MALNETEVNKLLPGIKTLVNKIVKKNLADGFLFSAGTDTQIIAYEAVKYKPDIPCLTLAFKHGQPKDTEYVKKMVELLHLKHETYQFGKEDVYKFYPKVVEALKKYDPMEIRNSLPVYIGLTLLKPKGIKTVFTGDALDELFGYPWQFHLTEEQFAVKQQEMWAEMGFSSFPMAESMGMQIKAPYRDPEFMDWAMKLPIKYKINMYNGVKYGKWILRKAYEDVIPKDIIWRPKAPLEAGTGTETLRTYFNDLVEDKEFNEKKAAIKAEDDVEIQDKEQLLYYEVFRKKFGKPKEVFPKGSVECPKCHSRMNTKIQFCKICGAYPI
- a CDS encoding PKD domain-containing protein gives rise to the protein MVSLKHSKSGLILFTLTLMLTVTLIGNLYPQGAQAEVTGTVTINGDAAYAKSVNVTLTLSCDTAVDMQFSNDNSVWSDWETYSTTKAWNLTETDSTAERTVYVNFRDAANETGAATDSIIVDPVAPTAYAYMDVISAADNQVLFYGGYSTDDVAIASYYWDYGDGHNATGLTTNHTYTGEGNYTGYLKVTDLAGNTANCSFWVKVPIVAPATPTPTPAPTAYPTIPSQPTVTPSLQPSPTVEESSLSPTAAVVIVAVTVIVVVGIVIVLVISRSKPKSPTAT
- a CDS encoding zinc metalloprotease HtpX — its product is MANLSQLKFAMALSIFLSSFIFALFVFAIVYFLQLDVYMGLLIAVGGSALFILFQYAVGPAIVAATTRLHYLKPGENPWLERMVKELADKAGLPMPRLATVPSNTPNAFTFGRTTSSATLAVHEGLLRQLNENEVKTVIAHELGHIKHKDYIVMTVLSALPLIAYYIAQITLYAGAFSGGGRRGNDRDNGGAILVIIGIISFAVYIITFLIVMRLSRLREHYADAFSAYLTGSPRGLESALSKITYGLSISPKPPEGARAFYIEDPGMAKREIAQIMENKNKYDLDNDGVLDEHELQLAMEKEAKSTWVQMNSLFATHPPTFKRILLLRDIEAEMDTGKYSSNNMYVHV
- a CDS encoding sugar porter family MFS transporter, producing MSKPTKQKITAILIVATAIAAVGGILFGFDTGVISGAILYIVKDWSLNSAEESIATSAVLIGAILGAILGGVLADRLGRKRSIIAGSVSFIIGTLILLGSNGLGVFVVGRVLIGVAIGLASFIVPMYISELAPERIRGALVSLNQLFVTLGILVSYGVDNIFSASGAWKDMFAVGLIPAAILLVGIAFMPNSPRWLVFKHQPEKAKKVLERVRGQKDVSAEMREIQTAIQTESKGLGMLRTSAVKYPLIVGLSLAIFQQITGVNTIIYYAPTIFQFAGLDSATAAIAATTGVGLANFLVTALALGLVDKVGRRPLLLVGIAGMVCSLIVLGAGFFYASSSVGSSVGVITAVSLIAYISFFAIGLGPVFWLLISEIFPLQVRGAAMSLATIANWSANFAITLLFLGLVAVLGQSGTFWLFAAIGVVAFIFTLRLVPETKGLTLEQIEGHFRRGGHPRHLGRKHRI
- a CDS encoding molybdopterin-binding protein, with amino-acid sequence MTADIEVICIGNELLIGKVENTNAYWLAQQITGLGGNLRRITVVADTIQEISGAILEAKSRGCDLIITTGGLGPTFDDMTLQGLAAALGQKLIVNAEALEMVKQRCIEYAQKRGMPTEIEMTPPRLKMAIFPEAAQPVINPIGTAPAARATLDASLLFSLPGVPMEMEAIFMQTLAPLIRGMVGEAVFCECSVFVEGIFESRLAPLIDRVMADNVGVYVKSHPMRCDGKPGAELHLTMWAPAGQRPAEVLVKAARELSGLVVVNGGIVQA